The Nocardioides panzhihuensis genome has a segment encoding these proteins:
- a CDS encoding heme oxygenase (biliverdin-producing) — MSAQLVDEISGAPLSALMREGSRAQHTAAESSSFMEELLAGRVNEQGYADYLLRLRKVYAALEAVGRDLAATDAVAAAVHDVTLERLAAIDADLGVWAPGADGGSVESAAADAYVARIEATRAWGGLYAAHHYTRYLGDLSGGQAIGRLLDRFFELGGEGVAFYEFAEIPKPKPYKDGYRARLDALDLGPAEKLRVVEEVQVAFELNQALFEELGARLDDYRK, encoded by the coding sequence ATGTCTGCCCAACTCGTCGACGAGATCTCCGGCGCACCGCTCTCCGCGCTGATGCGTGAGGGCTCCCGAGCCCAGCACACCGCAGCCGAGAGCTCCTCGTTCATGGAGGAGCTGCTGGCCGGGCGGGTCAACGAGCAGGGGTACGCCGACTATCTGCTGCGCCTGCGCAAGGTCTATGCCGCGCTCGAAGCGGTGGGTCGCGACCTGGCAGCCACGGACGCCGTCGCCGCGGCCGTCCATGACGTGACCCTGGAGCGCTTGGCCGCGATCGATGCCGACCTGGGCGTGTGGGCGCCAGGTGCCGACGGCGGTTCCGTGGAGTCGGCGGCTGCCGATGCGTACGTTGCTCGGATCGAGGCCACCCGCGCCTGGGGTGGGCTCTACGCCGCTCACCACTACACCCGTTACCTCGGTGATCTCTCGGGCGGCCAGGCGATCGGCCGGCTGCTCGACCGGTTCTTCGAGCTCGGCGGGGAGGGCGTGGCGTTCTACGAGTTCGCCGAGATCCCCAAGCCGAAGCCCTACAAGGACGGCTACCGCGCCCGCCTCGACGCGCTGGATCTCGGCCCCGCCGAGAAGCTCCGGGTCGTCGAGGAGGTCCAGGTCGCCTTCGAACTCAACCAGGCTCTCTTCGAGGAGCTCGGCGCCCGCCTCGACGACTATCGCAAGTGA
- a CDS encoding TetR family transcriptional regulator: protein MPRIAAENVPEHRRLVRERIFAAFAELMVEGSYDAVSMSKLAQRAEIGRTAIYHHFKDRDAVMVAFATHETSEYVASLRAQLAASEQPAERLRIYVRNHLTLGETPLHKRRGHMGFGPQVYGALPEGARQEIREHVVAVEEVLAEILEQGVEQGTFAVTDIDATLSLIHAVLGTRQVPAESVEEFVLHAVGAP from the coding sequence GTGCCCCGGATCGCCGCCGAGAACGTCCCCGAGCACCGCAGGCTGGTGCGCGAGCGGATCTTCGCCGCGTTCGCGGAGCTGATGGTCGAAGGCAGCTATGACGCCGTCAGCATGTCGAAGCTGGCTCAGCGCGCCGAGATCGGGCGCACCGCGATCTACCACCACTTCAAGGACCGCGACGCGGTGATGGTCGCGTTCGCGACTCACGAGACCTCGGAGTACGTCGCGTCCCTGCGGGCTCAGCTCGCCGCGAGCGAGCAGCCGGCGGAGCGGTTGCGGATCTACGTACGCAACCACCTCACCCTCGGCGAGACCCCGCTCCACAAACGGCGCGGTCACATGGGTTTCGGCCCCCAGGTCTACGGCGCTCTCCCCGAAGGGGCTCGTCAGGAGATCCGAGAGCACGTCGTCGCCGTCGAGGAGGTCCTCGCCGAGATCCTCGAGCAGGGCGTCGAGCAAGGCACCTTCGCTGTCACCGACATCGACGCCACCCTCTCCCTGATCCACGCCGTCCTCGGCACCCGCCAGGTCCCCGCC